The following are from one region of the Candidatus Deferrimicrobium borealis genome:
- a CDS encoding sigma 54-interacting transcriptional regulator has protein sequence MIQGEPGARLSVTISNGMTVEVRLGQKEVKIGRGHEADLQLPDPSVSRLHAKVFRVGHQYFLADLRSRNGTHADGKRITQLALEDGRMFQVGPFRIHFHRPVSGFPAGEEPTAPPGTASSITGSTGAEPVRVAKRAGATTVTGEAPFGLIGGSALVRNLVATIRRVGGSDVPVLIEGETGSGKELVARGIHDASRRRERPFVVVNCGAISPDLIESELFGHEKGSFTGATAQRKGAFELANAGSIFLDEIGELPFTLQPKLLRALEQKEVKRVGGNDLLLADVRILAATNRNLREEIARKTFREDLFFRIGAITVSIPPLRDRREDVAPIARHFLSGMENATSGPLPVLSPAALDLLISHDWPGNVRELRNAIQRAVVMAERGELTGSDFSFLKQAAKPGTEPESPSGLSRWEQAERTNILGELARQMGNKTKAARELGIAKSTLFEKLKKYGIRTAEFDR, from the coding sequence ATGATCCAGGGAGAACCGGGCGCGAGGCTTTCCGTTACGATTTCGAACGGGATGACGGTAGAGGTGCGGCTGGGGCAGAAGGAGGTCAAGATCGGCAGGGGGCACGAGGCCGACCTCCAGCTGCCGGACCCTTCCGTCTCGCGGCTCCACGCCAAGGTCTTCCGCGTCGGTCACCAATATTTCCTCGCGGACCTTCGCAGCCGCAACGGCACGCACGCCGACGGCAAGCGGATCACCCAACTGGCGTTGGAAGACGGGAGGATGTTCCAGGTGGGTCCGTTCCGGATCCACTTTCATCGCCCCGTCTCCGGGTTCCCCGCGGGGGAGGAGCCGACGGCGCCTCCCGGGACGGCGTCCTCCATCACCGGTTCCACCGGTGCGGAGCCCGTCCGCGTCGCAAAGCGGGCGGGTGCGACGACGGTCACCGGCGAGGCGCCGTTCGGCCTGATCGGCGGATCGGCCCTCGTGCGGAACCTGGTCGCGACGATCCGCCGCGTCGGCGGGTCCGACGTGCCGGTACTGATCGAAGGGGAAACCGGGAGCGGAAAGGAGCTGGTCGCACGGGGGATCCACGACGCCTCCAGGCGCCGGGAGCGCCCGTTCGTCGTCGTCAACTGCGGGGCGATCTCTCCCGATCTCATCGAAAGCGAGCTGTTCGGACACGAGAAGGGGTCGTTCACCGGGGCGACCGCGCAACGGAAGGGGGCGTTCGAGCTCGCGAACGCCGGATCGATATTCCTGGATGAAATCGGTGAGTTACCCTTTACACTTCAACCAAAGCTTCTACGCGCGCTGGAACAGAAGGAAGTGAAGCGGGTCGGGGGGAACGACCTGCTCCTGGCCGACGTCCGCATCCTCGCCGCAACGAACCGGAACCTCCGGGAGGAGATCGCCCGCAAGACGTTCCGCGAAGATCTCTTTTTCCGGATCGGCGCCATCACGGTGTCGATCCCTCCCCTGCGGGACCGGCGGGAGGACGTGGCCCCGATCGCCCGACACTTCCTTTCGGGGATGGAGAACGCGACGTCCGGGCCCCTTCCCGTCCTCTCCCCCGCCGCGCTGGACCTCCTGATCTCCCACGACTGGCCAGGCAACGTACGGGAGCTGCGCAACGCGATCCAGCGGGCCGTGGTGATGGCCGAACGCGGGGAGCTGACGGGATCCGACTTCTCCTTTCTGAAGCAGGCGGCCAAGCCGGGCACGGAACCGGAGAGCCCGTCCGGGCTCTCGCGCTGGGAGCAGGCGGAGCGGACGAACATCCTCGGCGAGCTCGCCCGCCAGATGGGGAACAAGACGAAGGCGGCGCGCGAACTCGGGATCGCCAAGTCGACCCTGTTCGAGAAGTTGAAGAAGTACGGGATCCGCACCGCGGAGTTCGACCGATA